A region of Lycium barbarum isolate Lr01 chromosome 3, ASM1917538v2, whole genome shotgun sequence DNA encodes the following proteins:
- the LOC132632485 gene encoding HVA22-like protein k isoform X1 codes for MAGMAMFASNLSSEIGLKLLLSPLNTNVVVRTACCSVAIVLPVYSTFKAIEMRDKKEQQKWLMYWAVYGSFSIVEAFTDKFLYWFPLYYHVKFAFLVWLQLPSSDGAKQLYTNHLRPFLMRHQARLDHILELSHGELDKFISTHQSEIQFAKELLGKTLLSVGSILQQPTQGRVVGTIEGPADQVETSESEDES; via the exons ATGGCAGGAATGGCTATGTTTGCCTCAAATCTCTCCAGCGAG ATTGGGTTAAAATTGCTTCTTAGCCCTCTTAATACTAATGTTGTTGTCCGCACTGCATG CTGTTCTGTGGCGATTGTTTTGCCTGTTTATTCTACCTTCAAAGCAATTGAGATGAGGGATAAAAAGGAGCAACAGAAATGGCTTATGTACTGGGCAG TATATGGATCTTTCAGTATCGTCGAAGCATTCACGGATAAATTTCTCTACTG GTTCCCACTATACTATCATGTGAAGTTCGCATTTCTTGTTTGGCTTCAACTTCCATCTTCTGAT GGTGCTAAGCAATTGTACACGAACCATCTGCGCCCTTTCCTCATGAGACATCAAGCAAGACTGGATCATATTTTGGAGTTATCTCATGGAGAATTG GATAAATTTATTAGCACCCACCAATCAGAAATCCAATTTGCAAAGGAGCTTCTTGGCAAAACTTTATTATCAG ttgggagTATACTGCAACAACCAACGCAAGGACGAGTTGTTGGTACAATTGAAGGGCCAGCAGACCAAGTCGAGACTTCAGAGTCAGAAGATGAATCATGA
- the LOC132632485 gene encoding HVA22-like protein k isoform X2 has translation MAMFASNLSSEIGLKLLLSPLNTNVVVRTACCSVAIVLPVYSTFKAIEMRDKKEQQKWLMYWAVYGSFSIVEAFTDKFLYWFPLYYHVKFAFLVWLQLPSSDGAKQLYTNHLRPFLMRHQARLDHILELSHGELDKFISTHQSEIQFAKELLGKTLLSVGSILQQPTQGRVVGTIEGPADQVETSESEDES, from the exons ATGGCTATGTTTGCCTCAAATCTCTCCAGCGAG ATTGGGTTAAAATTGCTTCTTAGCCCTCTTAATACTAATGTTGTTGTCCGCACTGCATG CTGTTCTGTGGCGATTGTTTTGCCTGTTTATTCTACCTTCAAAGCAATTGAGATGAGGGATAAAAAGGAGCAACAGAAATGGCTTATGTACTGGGCAG TATATGGATCTTTCAGTATCGTCGAAGCATTCACGGATAAATTTCTCTACTG GTTCCCACTATACTATCATGTGAAGTTCGCATTTCTTGTTTGGCTTCAACTTCCATCTTCTGAT GGTGCTAAGCAATTGTACACGAACCATCTGCGCCCTTTCCTCATGAGACATCAAGCAAGACTGGATCATATTTTGGAGTTATCTCATGGAGAATTG GATAAATTTATTAGCACCCACCAATCAGAAATCCAATTTGCAAAGGAGCTTCTTGGCAAAACTTTATTATCAG ttgggagTATACTGCAACAACCAACGCAAGGACGAGTTGTTGGTACAATTGAAGGGCCAGCAGACCAAGTCGAGACTTCAGAGTCAGAAGATGAATCATGA
- the LOC132632484 gene encoding elongator complex protein 3, giving the protein MAAAVVADTRKLPRPGRGGVVSLGLTEEESRVRAITEIVNNMVELSRKGKDVDLNSLKSAACRKYGLSRAPKLVEMIAALPDSERESLLPKLRAKPVRTASGIAVVAVMSKPHRCPHIATTGNICVYCPGGPDSDFEYSTQSYTGYEPTSMRAIRARYNPYVQARGRIDQLKRLGHSVDKVEFILMGGTFMSLPAEYRDYFIRNLHDALSGHTSANVEEAVAYSEHGATKCIGMTIETRPDYCLGPHLRQMLSYGCTRLEIGVQSTYEDVARDTNRGHTVAAVADCFCLAKDAGFKVVAHMMPDLPNVGVERDLESFKEFFESPSFRADGLKIYPTLVIRGTGLYELWKTGRYRNYPPEQLVDIVARILSMVPPWTRVYRVQRDIPMPLVTSGVEKGNLRELALARMDDLGLKCRDVRTREAGIQDIHNKIRPEEVELVRRDYTANEGWETFLSYEDTRQDILVGLLRLRRCGRNVTCPELKGRCSIVRELHVYGTAVPVHGRDTDKLQHQGYGTLLMEEAERIAQREHRSTKIAVISGVGTRHYYRKLGYVLEGPYMVKSLV; this is encoded by the exons ATGGCGGCGGCGGTAGTAGCGGATACCCGAAAGCTTCCCCGGCCGGGTCGGGGCGGAGTAGTATCCCTCGGCTTAACAGAAGAAGAATCCAGAGTTCGTGCTATAACAGAGATCGTCAACAACATGGTTGAACTCTCACGTAAAGGCAAAGATGTTGACCTAAATTCCCTTAAATCAGCAGCTTGTCGCAAATACGGGCTTTCTAGGGCACCTAAATTGGTAGAGATGATTGCTGCTTTACCTGACTCGGAACGTGAATCACTGCTTCCTAAACTCCGAGCCAAGCCTGTACGTACAGCTTCGGGTATAGCTGTTGTTGCTGTTATGTCTAAGCCTCATCGGTGTCCGCATATAGCTACGACGGGGAATATTTGTGTGTATTGTCCTGGTGGACCTGATTCTGATTTTGAGTATAGTACACAGTCGTATACTGGATATGAACCTACTAGTATGCGGGCTATTCGAGCTAG ATACAACCCTTATGTACAAGCTCGAGGCCGGATTGATCAACTTAAGAGATTGGGCCACAGTGTTGACAAG GTTGAATTCATCTTGATGGGAGGCACATTCATGTCATTGCCAGCAGAGTACCGTGATTACTTCATACGGAATCTTCATGATGCTTTATCTGGACATACTTCTGCCAACGTTGAAGAGGCTGTTGCATACTCTGAACATGGGGCGACAAAGTGCATTGGGATGACAATTGAAAC GAGGCCAGACTACTGCCTTGGACCTCATCTGAGGCAGATGCTTTCTTATGGTTGTACGCGGCTAGAAATTGGAGTCCAGAGCACATATGAGGACGTTGCTCGTGACACCAATAGAGGCCACACTGTAGCAGCTGTGGCTGATTGCTTTTGTTTGGCAAAGGATGCTGGCTTCAAG GTGGTTGCTCATATGATGCCTGACCTTCCAAATGTTGGTGTTGAAAGAGATTTAGAGAGTTTCAAAGAATTCTTTGAAAGTCCTTCATTTAGGGCAGATGGACTTAAAATTTATCCCACACTTGTTATTCGTGGCACGGGACTTTATGAACTGTGGAAAACTGGAAG GTATAGAAATTATCCACCAGAGCAGCTTGTAGACATTGTAGCTAGGATTCTTTCTATGGTGCCACCTTGGACACGTGTTTACAGGGTCCAACGTGATATCCCTATGCCTCTAGTGACTTCTGGAGTTGAGAAAGGGAATCTCCGAGAATTGGCTTTAGCTCGAATGGATGATCTTGGCTTGAAATGCCGAGATGTCCGAACACGTGAAGCTGGGATCCAG GACATTCACAACAAGATAAGGCCTGAAGAAGTTGAGCTTGTTCGCCGTGATTATACAGCAAATGAAGGATGGGAGACTTTCCTTTCATACGAAGATACACGTCAG GATATTCTTGTTGGTTTGCTACGGCTGCGGAGGTGTGGACGGAATGTGACTTGCCCAGAACTAAAGGGAAGGTGTTCAATTGTTCGTGAGCTTCATGTGTATGGGACTGCAGTTCCTGTTCATGGTCGAGACACAGATAAACTGCAGCACCAGGGTTATGGTACTCTGCTGATGGAGGAGGCCGAGCGAATTGCCCAGAGGGAGCATAGGTCGACCAAAATTGCTGTTATCTCGGGTGTCGGAACCCGGCATTACTACAGAAAGTTAGGCTATGTACTTGAAGGTCCTTACATGGTAAAAAGCCTCGTGTAG